The following DNA comes from Mycobacterium sp. MS1601.
TCCAATCGCTTGGGCCCACCCGGATGGGCGATCAACATCGTCGCTCCCCCATGTTCGTAGAGCACCTGCCGGCATCGCCCGCACGGCATCAGGAGTTCGCCGTCAGCCGCCACACACGCCAGGGCCAGCAGCCGTCCACCGCCGGATGAATGCAGGGCACAGACCACAGAACACTCCGCACAGAGACCCAGGCCATATGAGACATTCTCCACATTGCATCCCGAGACAATTCGCCCATCGTCGGCTAGGGCGGCCGCACCCACCGGAAATCCGGAGTACGGCGCATAAGCGCGCCGTGAAGCATCTATTGCCTTGTCCTGCAACAGCTTCCAGTCAATCTCAGCTCTCATGACGCCGCCGCCGAATCGTCTCTGAATGCATTCACCACACCCCTGTCCTGACCAGGCTTTTTAGCAAGGTCACCCTAACTTCAGCCCTCTGACCACACCAGGCATCGTTTTGGCAATTAGTTGGTTACTTCAAATGGGATTAGAGTCCTCCCGACGGTTGCCCGAAGCAACAATTGGGAATCGAACACCGCCACGCTGGGGATGAGCCCACTGCCCCGGCGTCCACCGATGGCGTTGGAGGCGCTGAGATGAGTACAGCGGCACCGGCACAGCCGGCCAAGCCGGAAAAGACCCGTCGACGCACCCTGTATCGGGGCGATCCGGGCATGTGGTCCTGGGTCCTGCACCGAATCACGGGTGCGACGATCTTCTTCTTCCTCTTCGTGCACGTGCTCGACACCGCGTTGGTCCGGGTCAGCCCCGAGGCCTACAACGACGTCATCGAGACGTACAAGACGCCGATCGTCGGGTTGATGGAAGTCGGTCTGGTGGCGGCGGTGTTGTTCCACGCCCTCAACGGCATCCGGGTGATCCTGGTGGACTTCTGGGCAGAGGGACCTCGACACCAGAAGAAGATGCTCGTCGGTGTGGCAGCTGTCTGGTTGTTGGTGATGGTGCCCGCGCTGGTGGTGCTGGGCATGCACATGGCGGAGAGGTTCCTGTGAGCGCGCCCGAACGGCCCATCGCGCCGATCCTGGAGAAGAGTTTCGACCGGCCCGCCGGGCTGGACAACCCTCGTGCACCTCGCCGAGCCGGCGGGATGCCGAACTTCGAGAAGTACGCGTGGCTGTTCATGCGGTTCTCGGGAATCGTGCTGGTGTTCCTGGCCCTGGGCCACCTGTTCATCATGCTGATGTGGCAGAACGGCGTCTACCGCATCGACTTCAACTATGTCGCACAGCGCTGGGCCTCACCGTTCTGGCAGACCTGGGACCTGCTGCTGCTGTGGCTGGCGCAGCTGCACGGCGGCAACGGAATGCGGACCATCATCGCCGACTACACCCGCAAGGACTCGACGCGGTTCTGGCTGAACACACTGCTGGCGCTGTCGATGATCTTCACCCTGGTACTGGGTACCTACGTGTTGTTGACGTTCGACCCGAACATCGGGGGTTAAGCCAATGATTCAAGAACATCGCTACGACGTCGTGATCGTCGGCGCAGGCGGGGCAGGCATGCGTGCCGCCGTGGAGGCCGGTCCACGCGCCCGGACCGCCGTGCTGACCAAGCTCTACCCCACGCGTTCGCACACCGGCGCCGCTCAGGGCGGCATGTGCGCCGCGCTGGCGAACGTCGAAGAGGACAACTGGGAGTGGCACACCTTCGACACCGTCAAGGGCGGCGACTACCTCGCCGACCAGGACGCGGTCGAAATCATGGCCAAAGAGGCCATTGACGCGGTGTACGACCTGGAGAAGATGGGGATGCCGTTCAACCGCACCCCGAGGGCCGCATCGACCAGCGTCGCTTCGGTGGCCACACCCGCGACCACGGCAAGGCACCCGTGCGGCGGGCCTGCTACGCCGCCGACCGCACCGGCCATATGATCCTGCAGACGCTGTACCAAAACTGCGTCAAGCACGATGTCGAGTTCTTCAACGAGTTCTACGCCCTGGACATCTCGCTGACGGACACGCCCAACGGCCCCGTTGCCACCGGCGTGATCGCCTATGAGCTGGCCACCGGCGACATCCACATCTTCCACGCCAAGGCCATCGTCTTCGCCACCGGCGGGTCGGGCCGGATGTACAAGACCACCTCCAACGCCCACACGCTCACCGGTGACGGCCTCGGCATCATCTTCCGCAAGGGACTTCCCTTGGAAGACATGGAGTTCCACCAGTTCCACCCGACCGGCCTGGCGGGGCTGGGCATCCTGATCTCCGAAGCCGTGCGCGGTGAGGGTGGCCGGTTGCTCAACGCCGACGGCGAACGCTTCATGGAGCGCTACGCGCCGACCATCGTCGACCTCGCTCCGCGCGACATCGTGGCCCGGTCCATGGTGCTCGAGGTGCTCGAAGGCCGCGGCGCCGGACCGAACAAGGATTACGTCTACATCGACGTGCGTCACCTCGGTGCGGATGTCCTGGAGGCCAAGCTGCCGGACATCACCGAATTCGCCCGCACCTACCTCGGCGTGGACCCGGTGACCGAACTGGTGCCCGTCTACCCCACCTGCCACTACGTGATGGGGGGCATCCCCACCAACGTCGAAGGCCAGGTGCTGCGCGACAACGAGAACGTCATCCCGGGGCTGTACGCCGCCGGCGAGTGTGCGTGTGTGTCTGTACACGGAGCCAACCGCCTGGGCACCAACTCGCTGCTGGACATCAACGTGTTCGGCCGCCGCGCCGGTATCGCCGCCGCCGAGTACGCACTGGGACACGACTTCGTGGAACTGCCGCCGTCGCCCGCGTCGATGGTGGTGGACTGGGTGGGAGACATCCTCTCCGAACACGGCCACGAGCGTGTCGCCGACATCCGCACCGAGCTGCAGCAGTCGATGGACAACAACGCCGCGGTGTTCCGCACCGAGGAGACGCTCAAGCAGGCGCTGACGGACATCCACGCACTCAAGGAGCGATACTCGCGAATCACCGTGCACGACAAGGGAAAGCGCTACAACAGCGATCTTCTCGAGGCCATCGAACTGGGCTTCCTGCTGGAGCTGGCCGAGGTCACCGTTGTCGGTGCGCTGAACCGCAAGGAGTCTCGCGGCGGCCACGCTCGCGAGGACTACCCGAACCGCGACGACACCAACTACATGCGACACACCATGGCCTACAAGGAGGGCGCTGACCTGCTCTCTGACATCCGGTTGGATTACAAACCCGTCGTGCAGACGCGGTACGAGCCGATGGAACGGAAGTACTGACATGAGCGCACCCGTACTGGACAAGCCCGAATCCGGCGATCCGCCCCTGCCGCCCGTCCCGGACGAGGCGGTGATGGTGACCCTCAAGATCGCCCGCTTCAACCCGGAAGACCCGGACGCTCAGGGCTTTCAGAGCTACCGCGTGCCGTGCCTGCCCACTGACCGGCTGCTCAATCTGCTCATCTACGTGAAGAGCTATCTGGACGGCACGTTCACCTTCCGCCGCTCCTGCGCGCACGGCGTGTGCGGTTCGGATGCCATGCGGATCAACGGCGTCAACCGGCTGGCGTGCAAGGTGCTGATGCGCGACATGCTGCCGAAGAAGGCCGGCAAGCAGTTGACCATCACCATCGAGCCCATCCGCGGCCTGCCCGTGGAGAAGGATCTCGTGGTGAACATGGAGCCCTTCTTCGACGCGTTCCGCGCCGTCAAGCCGTTCCTGATCACCTCGGGCAATCCCCCGACCCGTGAGCGCATCCAGAGTCAGACCGACCGCGCTCGCTACGACGACACCACCAAGTGCATTTTGTGTGCGTGCTGCACCACCAGCTGCCCGGTGTTCTGGAGCGAGGGTTCGTACTTCGGCCCGGCCGCCATCGTCAACGCCCACCGGTTCATCTTCGACTCGCGTGACGAAGCCGCCGCCGAGCGGCTGGACATCCTCAACGAAGTCGACGGGGTATGGCGCTGCCGCACCACCTTCAACTGCACCGAGGCCTGCCCTCGCGGCATCGAGGTCACCAAGGCGATCCAGGAAGTCAAGCGCGCGTTGATGTTCGCCCGCTAGCTTCTCTAAGTCCAGCGCGAGCGTGCTGGGGTTACCCCCAGCACGCTCACCGAGGAGAAATCAGGGTAGGCGGCGGGACAGGAAGTCGCGGATCAACGAAACCACCTGTTCGAGAGCAGATTCGAGCAGGAAGTGCCCACCGTCGAGCAGATGGATCTCGGGGTCCACGGCATCGTCGGCGAAGGCACGAGCACCGTCAGGCCCGAAGAACGGGTCCTTGTCACCCCACACCGCGAGCACCGGAACCGCACTGGCTCTGAGGTATTCATGCAAGGCCGGGTACAGCTTCGGATTCGACTGGTAGTCCAGGAACAGCTTCAGCTGGATCTCGGTGCTGCCTGGCCGCGACAGCAGGGCGAAATCGTGGTTCCAGGTGTCCGGGCTGACGAGGCTCTCATCCGAGACCCCACCCAGGTACTGAAGCTTCGTCGCATCCAGTGACAGAAACTGCGCCAACGTCGCGGCGGTCTCGGGTGTCTGCTCGCGCTGATAGGCCCAGACGCCTTCCCAACCGGAGGGCACGAAGCCGGCGTCGTACCCGTTGCCGTTCTGAGTGATGATCGCCGTGATGGCGTCCGGATCTCGCAACGCCAGGCGCCAGCCGACCGGTGCCCCGTAGTCCTGCACGTACATCGCGAACCGCGTGACGCCGAGGTGCTCCAGCAGCCCGGCCGTGTGGTCGGCCAACGCGTCGAAGGTGTAGTCGAATCCGGCCACCGATGGGGCGTCGGACAGCCCGAAGCCCAGAAAGTCCGGCGCGATCACCCGGTACCGGTCGGACAGCTCCGGAATCAGGTGCCGGAACATGAAGGAGCTGGTGGGAAACCCGTGCAGCAGCACGATCACCGGGGCGTCGACAGCCCCGGCCTCCCGGTAGAAGATCTGCCGACCGGCGACGGTCGCATACCGATGATGCACAGCCATAACTAACTCCTAAAGAGGTTTTTAGCGGTTACATCATGGAATCCGAATACCTGTAACCTGTCAAGTAGCATTTGGAGGTTAGATATGGATCTTGCGCTGACCGGCGCCGACGACGAGGCGCTGCTGCTCGACCTGTTGAACACCACGCCGGTGGTCGACGGCATTCCCACTGACACCTTGGCCGAGTTCGACGACGCCGCCGCGTGGATGCGGGCGCACGGAATCGACGCTGATGAACGGGAGTGGACGAACCTCACCCAAGCGCGGACCATCCTGCAGAACATCGTGCGCGACGTGCTGTCACCGGCTGCGCTCGCGCCCATCCTGTCCGACGTGCTGGTGTCCCCCACCGCAACGGACCACGGGGTCGACTGGCAGCTGAGCGGAGCCACCGGCGCCGTGCGCGCGGCGCTGGCCTGGGACCGCCTTCGGATCACCGGTCCCGGACGGCTGCGCCCCTGCGCCAACACCGATTGCCAGCTGTTTCTCATCGACCGCAGCAAGCCGAACACCGCGCGCTGGTGTTCCATGGCGGTGTGCGGCAACCGGATGAAGGCCCGGCGCCACCACAGCCGCAGCCGCGGAGAATAGCTGTCGCCGACGCGCGTTGAGCAGCACGACCCTCGAGGAGCCAGAGAACAGTGTCAGCCACACACGGGTCCGCGTCGTTCACCGGAGCTGTGGCCGCACCACACGTGCTGGCCACCGAAGCGGGCGCGCGCGCCTATCGCGACGGTGGTAGCGCCATCGATGCCGCCATCGCCGCGGCCGCCGTGCTGACGGTGATCTACCCCCACAATGTGGCCCTCGGGGTGACCTCATCGCCCTCGTGCGCACTCCGGACGGGCGGATTCGGTGTGTCAACGCCTCGGGCTGGGCGGGCAGCGACGTTGATCTGTCCGCAC
Coding sequences within:
- the sdhC gene encoding succinate dehydrogenase, cytochrome b556 subunit, which gives rise to MSTAAPAQPAKPEKTRRRTLYRGDPGMWSWVLHRITGATIFFFLFVHVLDTALVRVSPEAYNDVIETYKTPIVGLMEVGLVAAVLFHALNGIRVILVDFWAEGPRHQKKMLVGVAAVWLLVMVPALVVLGMHMAERFL
- a CDS encoding succinate dehydrogenase hydrophobic membrane anchor subunit; this translates as MLEKSFDRPAGLDNPRAPRRAGGMPNFEKYAWLFMRFSGIVLVFLALGHLFIMLMWQNGVYRIDFNYVAQRWASPFWQTWDLLLLWLAQLHGGNGMRTIIADYTRKDSTRFWLNTLLALSMIFTLVLGTYVLLTFDPNIGG
- a CDS encoding CGNR zinc finger domain-containing protein, whose product is MDLALTGADDEALLLDLLNTTPVVDGIPTDTLAEFDDAAAWMRAHGIDADEREWTNLTQARTILQNIVRDVLSPAALAPILSDVLVSPTATDHGVDWQLSGATGAVRAALAWDRLRITGPGRLRPCANTDCQLFLIDRSKPNTARWCSMAVCGNRMKARRHHSRSRGE
- a CDS encoding cytidine deaminase; this translates as MRAEIDWKLLQDKAIDASRRAYAPYSGFPVGAAALADDGRIVSGCNVENVSYGLGLCAECSVVCALHSSGGGRLLALACVAADGELLMPCGRCRQVLYEHGGATMLIAHPGGPKRLDHLLPDAFGPDDLARGDQTP
- a CDS encoding succinate dehydrogenase iron-sulfur subunit, yielding MSAPVLDKPESGDPPLPPVPDEAVMVTLKIARFNPEDPDAQGFQSYRVPCLPTDRLLNLLIYVKSYLDGTFTFRRSCAHGVCGSDAMRINGVNRLACKVLMRDMLPKKAGKQLTITIEPIRGLPVEKDLVVNMEPFFDAFRAVKPFLITSGNPPTRERIQSQTDRARYDDTTKCILCACCTTSCPVFWSEGSYFGPAAIVNAHRFIFDSRDEAAAERLDILNEVDGVWRCRTTFNCTEACPRGIEVTKAIQEVKRALMFAR
- a CDS encoding alpha/beta fold hydrolase, giving the protein MAVHHRYATVAGRQIFYREAGAVDAPVIVLLHGFPTSSFMFRHLIPELSDRYRVIAPDFLGFGLSDAPSVAGFDYTFDALADHTAGLLEHLGVTRFAMYVQDYGAPVGWRLALRDPDAITAIITQNGNGYDAGFVPSGWEGVWAYQREQTPETAATLAQFLSLDATKLQYLGGVSDESLVSPDTWNHDFALLSRPGSTEIQLKLFLDYQSNPKLYPALHEYLRASAVPVLAVWGDKDPFFGPDGARAFADDAVDPEIHLLDGGHFLLESALEQVVSLIRDFLSRRLP